A stretch of the Halomonas sp. CH40 genome encodes the following:
- a CDS encoding TRAP transporter small permease subunit, with the protein MLQRLSAAVAHCEEITAALLAAAVTCLILANVAMRALGSPLYFVSELAIYAMIWMTLLIASAILKRRQGVAVTLLSDLLPLAGRRMIGLWVDLSVAFFGLSMVWLCWHWFQPLALWQAGFDVGAFQGETFNFIYSENTTTLGVKKVWFWLILPWFAFSLSLHGITNLIETLTGWRDPAKRRATETPS; encoded by the coding sequence ATGCTGCAACGCTTATCCGCCGCTGTTGCCCATTGTGAAGAAATCACCGCCGCGCTGCTTGCCGCAGCGGTGACGTGTCTGATCCTGGCGAATGTCGCCATGCGCGCCTTGGGTAGCCCGCTGTATTTTGTCAGCGAGCTGGCGATCTACGCGATGATCTGGATGACTCTGCTGATTGCCAGCGCCATCCTCAAGCGTCGACAGGGAGTGGCGGTCACTCTGCTAAGCGATCTCCTGCCGCTGGCCGGGCGGCGCATGATAGGCCTTTGGGTTGACCTGAGCGTAGCGTTTTTCGGCTTGTCCATGGTGTGGCTGTGCTGGCACTGGTTCCAGCCGCTAGCGTTATGGCAGGCGGGGTTTGATGTTGGCGCCTTCCAGGGGGAGACCTTCAACTTCATCTATTCAGAAAACACCACCACACTGGGCGTGAAAAAGGTCTGGTTCTGGCTGATTCTGCCCTGGTTTGCGTTCTCGCTTAGCTTGCATGGCATCACTAATCTGATCGAGACCCTGACCGGCTGGCGCGACCCGGCAAAGCGCCGCGCTACGGAGACGCCGTCATGA
- a CDS encoding HlyD family type I secretion periplasmic adaptor subunit, with the protein MSQSRSLFQDHRSSRRVIWGVLLVLAAFFSWAWWAELNEVTRAPGTVISSSRTQVVQTQDGGVLEALLVKEGDIVTPGQPLARIDRTRAEANYLEARAEVASLSATSARLRAELLETDITFTPLLDDYAEIRKSQQALLESSRQALAEELRWLEQMQALAEEEMAMNEPLVESGDVSRSELLRLERQVAELGSSISAARNERRQESQSRLSETVQQLESARQTLAQRSSVLAQTEIYSPMRGVIKNIAITTIGGVYRAGDEVMEIVPLEDNLLIEAKVSPRDIGFLSTGYPATIKIDAYDYTIYGDLSGELVFISADTVTDEQSQDQAPYYRVRVRTDGRAFSAAPAQQLDIQPGMTATVEIKTGQRTVLEYLTKPVIKTLSESLGER; encoded by the coding sequence ATGAGCCAATCCCGTTCGCTTTTTCAAGACCACCGTAGTTCACGACGCGTTATCTGGGGGGTACTGCTGGTATTAGCGGCTTTTTTCAGTTGGGCCTGGTGGGCTGAACTAAATGAAGTCACCCGCGCGCCCGGCACTGTGATTTCTAGTTCACGCACCCAAGTGGTGCAAACTCAGGACGGCGGCGTACTCGAAGCCCTGCTGGTGAAGGAAGGCGATATCGTCACGCCAGGTCAGCCGCTAGCTCGCATTGACCGCACCCGCGCCGAGGCCAACTACCTGGAAGCCCGTGCCGAGGTCGCCAGTCTCTCGGCCACATCCGCGCGTCTTCGCGCTGAACTTCTGGAAACAGATATCACTTTTACACCCCTGCTGGATGACTACGCCGAGATCCGCAAGAGCCAGCAAGCCCTGTTGGAAAGCAGCCGCCAGGCATTGGCCGAAGAATTACGCTGGCTGGAACAGATGCAGGCACTGGCCGAAGAAGAGATGGCAATGAACGAGCCGCTGGTTGAATCTGGCGATGTCAGCCGCTCGGAGTTACTGCGCCTGGAACGTCAGGTGGCGGAGCTGGGGTCAAGTATCTCAGCCGCGCGTAATGAACGCCGTCAGGAAAGTCAATCACGACTCTCAGAGACGGTACAGCAGCTCGAATCCGCTCGCCAGACGCTCGCCCAACGGAGCAGCGTGCTGGCACAGACCGAGATTTATTCGCCCATGCGTGGGGTAATCAAGAACATCGCTATTACCACAATTGGCGGCGTCTACCGCGCTGGTGACGAGGTCATGGAGATTGTGCCGCTGGAAGACAACTTGCTGATTGAGGCTAAGGTCAGTCCTCGGGATATTGGTTTTTTATCCACCGGCTATCCAGCCACCATCAAGATAGACGCCTATGACTACACCATCTACGGTGACCTCAGCGGCGAGCTGGTGTTTATCAGTGCCGATACTGTTACCGATGAACAGTCACAGGATCAGGCGCCCTACTACCGCGTACGGGTACGCACCGATGGCCGCGCATTTAGTGCCGCGCCAGCGCAGCAACTGGATATTCAACCGGGCATGACCGCCACCGTGGAAATCAAGACCGGCCAGCGCACGGTGCTTGAGTACTTGACCAAACCGGTGATCAAGACACTAAGTGAATCACTGGGTGAGCGATAA
- a CDS encoding type I secretion system permease/ATPase, which yields MNDADTAALSSQSATFNVTLAKLLSRLAALQGEAVPAFRFELLEHGRDGAELATLARDRQACERWQARFPEGGVTPLALRKVQRGDYPLLWVAADNEHALLIRGRQSNGVFSAEDSEGNATELTAEQAAKGQLLHLTPTLEYGSTRSAPRPQTAKAWFRYALGQHKRVFVEGIIASVVISLLGLFTALYTMQVYDRVVPTKGFSTLWVLSVGVAVAIALEFLMKQSRAYIVDLASKKIDLELSEVFFGKAMDIRMDARPATVGTLASQIRHFESVRNFMTSSTLYLLADAPLALFFVGVIAMIGGPVALVPLVMIPVALLSSLFFLRKIKAITAEHMQESNQKNGLLIEAIDGIESVKAAGGEWKMADRHRELTATIAQSDLKLRKLSTRATNMSQAVQQANYVGMIAVGAFAITEGLLTMGALIACSIIAGRALTPISQLPQMVMQWNHARIALEALDNIMAMPSDRDHDARLVVPEQCRGEVSITKAAFHFHESAPALSLEDLRIAPGERVAVIGAVGSGKSTLIKLLSGLYKPTSGSVYLDDMDMQHLAPAFLREHIGYLPQDVRLFNGTLRDNLTLALPTPSDSRVLQACQLTGLDQVIANHPEGLALPIAEGGRGLSGGQRQLVGLTRLLLLKPRIMLLDEPTAAMDATLEARVMRHLFQEIPPESSLVVVTHKTAVLKHVERIIVLDKGQRVYDGPRDKVLAAMQQKRASSSNPATTKASTTPHTTQPSDAKTTHYV from the coding sequence ATGAATGACGCTGACACTGCTGCACTGTCTTCGCAGAGTGCCACTTTTAACGTGACTCTGGCCAAGCTGCTATCTCGGCTTGCCGCTCTACAAGGCGAGGCTGTGCCAGCATTTCGCTTCGAATTGCTTGAACATGGCCGCGACGGCGCTGAACTAGCCACTTTGGCACGTGATAGACAGGCCTGTGAAAGGTGGCAAGCTCGCTTCCCTGAAGGAGGTGTAACGCCACTGGCACTGCGTAAGGTGCAACGCGGCGACTACCCCCTGCTGTGGGTAGCGGCAGATAACGAGCACGCGCTACTGATCCGTGGCCGCCAGAGCAATGGCGTGTTCAGCGCTGAGGATAGTGAGGGCAACGCCACGGAGCTCACCGCGGAGCAGGCCGCCAAGGGCCAGCTGCTACACCTGACGCCTACCCTGGAATATGGCAGCACGCGCTCTGCACCGCGCCCACAAACGGCCAAGGCGTGGTTTCGCTATGCGCTGGGCCAGCATAAGCGGGTCTTTGTTGAAGGCATCATTGCCAGCGTGGTGATCAGCCTGCTGGGGCTGTTCACAGCGCTCTACACCATGCAGGTCTATGACCGCGTGGTGCCTACCAAGGGGTTTTCCACCCTATGGGTGCTGAGTGTGGGTGTGGCAGTGGCGATTGCGCTGGAGTTTCTGATGAAGCAGTCGCGCGCCTATATCGTCGATCTTGCATCGAAGAAGATCGACTTGGAGCTCTCGGAGGTGTTCTTCGGTAAGGCAATGGATATCCGCATGGATGCGCGCCCGGCTACCGTGGGCACCCTTGCTTCGCAAATCCGCCACTTCGAATCCGTGCGCAACTTCATGACGTCTTCAACACTTTACCTGCTGGCCGATGCGCCGCTGGCGTTGTTTTTTGTCGGGGTGATTGCGATGATTGGCGGGCCGGTAGCGTTGGTGCCACTGGTGATGATTCCGGTGGCGCTACTTTCCAGCCTGTTCTTTCTACGCAAGATCAAGGCGATTACCGCCGAACATATGCAGGAATCCAACCAGAAGAACGGCCTGTTAATTGAAGCTATTGACGGAATCGAGTCGGTGAAGGCCGCCGGCGGTGAGTGGAAGATGGCTGATCGCCACCGTGAGCTTACTGCCACTATCGCCCAGAGTGACCTGAAGCTGCGCAAGCTCTCCACCCGCGCCACCAATATGAGCCAGGCGGTGCAACAGGCCAACTATGTGGGCATGATTGCGGTAGGGGCGTTTGCCATTACTGAGGGCTTGCTGACCATGGGCGCGCTGATCGCCTGCTCGATCATCGCTGGGCGTGCGCTCACGCCGATTTCCCAGCTACCGCAGATGGTAATGCAGTGGAACCACGCACGCATCGCCCTGGAGGCGCTGGATAACATCATGGCGATGCCCAGTGACCGCGACCACGATGCCCGCCTGGTGGTGCCCGAACAGTGCCGGGGAGAAGTGAGTATTACCAAGGCCGCGTTTCACTTTCATGAATCGGCCCCCGCGCTCTCGCTGGAAGATTTGCGTATCGCCCCCGGCGAGCGCGTGGCGGTGATCGGCGCAGTCGGCTCAGGGAAATCTACCCTGATCAAGCTGCTCTCCGGGCTTTACAAGCCGACCTCCGGCAGCGTGTACCTGGATGACATGGACATGCAGCACCTGGCCCCGGCGTTTCTGCGCGAGCATATCGGCTACCTGCCCCAGGATGTTCGTCTGTTCAACGGCACCCTGCGCGATAACCTGACCCTGGCGCTGCCCACGCCCAGCGATTCGCGGGTGCTCCAAGCCTGCCAGCTTACCGGCCTGGATCAGGTGATTGCCAACCATCCCGAAGGGCTCGCACTGCCCATTGCCGAAGGCGGGCGCGGGCTTTCCGGCGGCCAGCGCCAGCTAGTAGGACTGACTCGGCTATTACTGCTCAAACCGCGTATCATGCTGCTCGACGAGCCCACTGCTGCCATGGATGCCACCCTGGAAGCCCGGGTGATGCGGCATCTTTTCCAGGAAATTCCACCGGAATCCTCGCTGGTAGTGGTGACGCACAAAACAGCTGTGCTCAAGCACGTGGAGCGTATTATCGTGCTGGATAAAGGCCAGCGTGTGTACGATGGCCCGCGCGATAAAGTGCTCGCGGCAATGCAGCAAAAGCGTGCTTCATCAAGTAATCCTGCCACTACCAAGGCCAGCACCACGCCTCACACAACCCAGCCTTCTGATGCGAAAACAACGCATTACGTATGA
- a CDS encoding response regulator transcription factor: MRIAIVEDDPIAAKLVSSTLVKGFNKCGFTVDITAFETGTHFISIASRDTFDLVILDWHLPDRTGIEVLDWMKQYLKTLPTVVMVTQRDHDKDIIEALNEGADDFISKPFSPSVLYARVFAAYRRQLFNSLREAKQNELDFGSILLDEKNEVAYVNSEPVALTRQELKLAYLLLSRAGSILSRSYLYEYVWGITHGGKTRTLDVHVHRVRKKLSLTGEHGWNLESVYGHGYRLERMGPPEDTAS, translated from the coding sequence ATGCGTATAGCCATTGTTGAAGATGACCCAATCGCCGCCAAGCTTGTTAGCAGCACTCTTGTCAAAGGGTTCAATAAATGTGGTTTTACAGTTGATATCACAGCCTTTGAAACGGGCACGCATTTTATAAGCATTGCCAGTCGGGATACGTTTGATCTCGTCATACTCGATTGGCATCTGCCGGACAGAACCGGTATCGAAGTGCTGGACTGGATGAAACAATATCTGAAAACACTTCCTACTGTTGTTATGGTGACTCAGCGTGATCACGATAAGGATATTATTGAAGCACTGAATGAAGGTGCCGATGACTTTATCAGCAAGCCTTTCAGCCCTAGCGTTTTGTATGCCCGTGTTTTTGCAGCCTATCGACGTCAATTATTTAACTCTTTGCGCGAGGCTAAGCAAAATGAACTGGATTTTGGCAGTATCCTGCTGGATGAGAAAAATGAGGTGGCCTATGTCAATAGTGAGCCTGTCGCCTTGACGCGTCAGGAGCTCAAGTTGGCTTACCTGCTGCTCAGCCGCGCAGGCAGTATACTTTCACGTTCCTATCTTTATGAATATGTCTGGGGAATCACCCATGGAGGTAAAACGCGTACTCTAGATGTCCACGTACACCGGGTGCGTAAAAAACTCAGCCTGACCGGCGAGCATGGCTGGAACCTGGAATCCGTCTACGGCCATGGATATCGGCTGGAAAGAATGGGGCCTCCCGAAGATACGGCAAGTTGA
- a CDS encoding RNA-guided endonuclease TnpB family protein yields the protein MTKRAYKERFYPTPEQAGLLAQSFGCVRFIWNNTLAYRIDAYQQRGESVSHAHAEKRLVGLKAEFPWLKDVSSVILQQTLRDQKAAFDNFFNPKLKARYPRFKKKDGRQSIRLTKAAFRYRDGEITIAKAKTPLPIRWSRPLPSEPSSITISRDRAGRYFISCLCDFAPVARPVTPKTVGIDLGLTDLFITSDGAKSGNPRHLKRYEAKLAYLQRRLAKKQKDSSNRNKYRQKVARLHAKIADCRRDATHKATRALINENQVLCVESLNITGMIKNKRLSKAISDAGWGEFVRQLEYKAAWAGRQLVKVSQWFPSSKLCHGCGHKVEKLPLSQRHWHCESCGHPIDRDINAARNIQTAGLAGLACGATGAGAAA from the coding sequence ATGACAAAGCGCGCCTACAAAGAACGGTTTTATCCTACTCCCGAGCAAGCTGGGCTGTTGGCGCAGTCGTTCGGGTGTGTCCGCTTTATTTGGAATAATACCCTGGCTTATCGCATCGACGCGTATCAACAGCGCGGTGAGTCGGTATCTCACGCCCACGCTGAAAAGCGTCTGGTGGGCTTAAAGGCTGAGTTTCCGTGGCTCAAGGATGTATCAAGTGTGATCCTGCAGCAAACGCTCCGCGATCAGAAGGCCGCCTTCGACAACTTTTTCAACCCCAAGCTCAAGGCGCGGTACCCACGTTTCAAGAAAAAAGATGGGCGCCAGTCGATCCGGCTGACCAAAGCGGCGTTCCGCTATCGTGATGGTGAGATCACTATCGCAAAAGCGAAGACGCCGTTACCCATCCGGTGGAGTCGTCCGCTGCCCAGCGAACCTTCCAGCATCACGATTTCACGCGATCGTGCTGGACGCTACTTCATCAGCTGCCTGTGTGATTTCGCGCCCGTAGCACGCCCGGTCACGCCCAAGACAGTGGGCATTGATCTCGGGTTGACCGACCTGTTCATCACCAGCGACGGTGCAAAGTCTGGGAATCCGCGCCACCTGAAACGCTACGAAGCGAAGCTGGCCTACTTGCAGCGCCGGTTGGCGAAGAAGCAGAAAGATTCCAGCAACCGCAACAAATACCGTCAGAAAGTGGCACGGCTACATGCCAAGATCGCCGACTGCCGCCGTGACGCCACCCACAAAGCGACCCGCGCACTCATTAACGAAAACCAAGTCCTGTGCGTCGAGTCACTCAATATCACGGGTATGATCAAGAATAAACGGCTCTCTAAAGCCATTAGCGATGCTGGGTGGGGTGAGTTCGTCCGGCAACTGGAATACAAGGCCGCCTGGGCGGGGCGCCAACTAGTGAAAGTGAGCCAGTGGTTTCCCAGCAGCAAGCTGTGTCATGGCTGCGGCCACAAGGTTGAGAAACTGCCGCTGTCGCAACGTCACTGGCACTGCGAAAGCTGCGGCCACCCCATTGACCGCGACATCAACGCGGCCAGGAATATACAAACCGCCGGGCTGGCGGGGTTAGCCTGTGGAGCGACCGGAGCGGGGGCAGCGGCTTAG
- a CDS encoding TRAP transporter large permease: protein MTILVFFLLLFTAVPIALVLALTAMWYIQASGNTVLFESYPQQLFSAIESYGLLAIPLFMLAGELMNEGGLTRRLIALARIFVGGFRGGLAYINLIANMMMASIIGSAASQIAIMSRAMVPAMEQEGYPKSYSAAITAAGGLLSPIIPPSMLFVLFGVMAQVPIAEMFLAGVLPGLVLGFTFFIVIAVVGLMQQYPKGEWPSRRQALHDFLWGLPALLIPVIIIGGILLGIATPTESAALASLAALLIGRFVYRDLKLTLLPEVLRRTAINAGLVIMLIAAAGVFGWVVIYEQLPQMAASWIAALTTDPFMFLLLMIGVLLLVGMVIDGIAALILVVPILLPIAQNQFDISAYQFGVVVCLTLVMGLLTPPVGAGLYVASSMTGVPPLRIFRSLLPFLLATLVTLVLLAWQPWLTERLVGR, encoded by the coding sequence ATGACCATCCTGGTTTTTTTTCTGCTGCTGTTTACGGCGGTGCCGATTGCCCTGGTGCTGGCGCTGACCGCCATGTGGTATATCCAGGCCTCGGGTAACACCGTGCTTTTCGAGTCTTACCCGCAGCAGCTATTCAGCGCGATTGAAAGCTATGGCCTGCTGGCGATTCCGCTGTTTATGCTGGCCGGTGAGCTGATGAATGAAGGTGGATTGACCCGCCGCCTGATTGCCCTGGCGCGGATTTTTGTCGGTGGGTTTCGCGGTGGTTTGGCCTATATCAACCTGATCGCCAATATGATGATGGCCTCCATCATTGGATCTGCCGCGTCGCAGATTGCCATCATGTCCCGAGCCATGGTGCCCGCCATGGAGCAGGAAGGTTATCCCAAGTCCTACAGTGCCGCGATTACCGCTGCCGGTGGGTTGCTGTCGCCAATTATTCCGCCTTCGATGTTGTTCGTGCTGTTTGGTGTGATGGCCCAGGTGCCGATTGCGGAAATGTTTCTGGCCGGGGTGCTGCCGGGGCTAGTGTTGGGGTTTACTTTTTTTATCGTGATTGCCGTTGTGGGGCTGATGCAGCAGTATCCAAAGGGCGAGTGGCCGAGTCGGCGTCAGGCGCTGCATGACTTTTTATGGGGGCTGCCCGCGCTATTGATTCCGGTGATTATCATCGGCGGTATTCTGCTGGGGATTGCCACACCAACGGAATCCGCTGCCTTGGCTTCTCTGGCTGCGCTGCTGATCGGCCGCTTTGTCTACCGTGACCTGAAACTGACGCTGCTGCCCGAGGTGCTGCGTCGCACGGCCATCAATGCTGGCCTGGTGATCATGCTGATCGCCGCCGCCGGGGTATTCGGCTGGGTAGTGATCTATGAGCAGCTGCCGCAGATGGCCGCCAGCTGGATCGCGGCCCTGACCACCGACCCTTTTATGTTTCTGCTGCTGATGATTGGGGTGCTTCTATTGGTGGGGATGGTCATCGATGGGATTGCCGCCCTGATACTGGTAGTACCTATCCTCCTGCCAATTGCCCAGAACCAGTTCGATATCAGCGCCTACCAGTTTGGCGTGGTGGTATGCCTGACGCTGGTGATGGGCCTGTTGACGCCCCCAGTGGGCGCGGGCCTTTACGTTGCCTCCTCCATGACGGGGGTTCCACCTCTGCGCATCTTCCGTTCGCTGCTGCCGTTTCTGCTCGCAACCCTGGTCACGCTGGTTTTGTTGGCCTGGCAACCCTGGCTGACTGAGAGGCTGGTTGGGCGCTAG
- a CDS encoding TolC family protein, which translates to MAIGLWLAAPQAHAQAHLAASPIIAAPGSNLAATLQEALARHPQVRQRQGEREAAGFERDAAEWGRFPTAGLESEALDDGVALTARVEQPLWAGGRLSGQIDRTAAGEQVAEAALAQAQREVLLATGEAFFETLRLTDRLAVAQDNETEHQRLLEMIERRVAAEISPASDAVLAASRLQRATTQRIQTQRQLAEARTALARSLGRPLTILTPPADIALIEQPLEALMEAALRLSPERARLAATREQSSADITLARAQTLPTLALGYRQTLNDRENLRGDEGEVYLTLNVESGAGLSSRATVSAASARRAATQDALDDQARALRQQVESLWAEIEALDTQRGPMQAIVEGSEAMVASYLRQFRVGKKSWLDVLNAQGEKAQAYYLKTDIEMPLLLAKFRLQALTGAFRPLMRSTTLNE; encoded by the coding sequence TTGGCCATAGGGCTTTGGCTTGCCGCGCCCCAGGCGCACGCCCAGGCCCACTTAGCGGCAAGCCCGATCATTGCCGCGCCGGGCTCTAATTTAGCCGCCACGCTGCAGGAGGCACTGGCGCGCCACCCCCAGGTGCGCCAGCGCCAGGGCGAGCGTGAAGCCGCTGGCTTCGAGCGTGATGCCGCCGAGTGGGGGCGCTTCCCCACCGCGGGGTTGGAAAGCGAGGCGCTGGACGATGGCGTAGCGCTCACCGCCCGGGTTGAACAACCGCTGTGGGCCGGTGGCCGTCTCAGCGGGCAGATTGATCGTACCGCCGCTGGCGAGCAGGTAGCCGAAGCGGCCTTGGCCCAGGCCCAGCGCGAGGTGCTGCTGGCCACCGGCGAGGCATTTTTCGAGACCCTGCGCCTGACCGACCGCCTGGCGGTAGCTCAGGATAATGAAACCGAGCATCAGCGCCTGCTGGAAATGATTGAGCGCCGCGTAGCGGCAGAGATCAGCCCCGCCTCTGATGCCGTGCTGGCCGCGTCGCGATTGCAGCGCGCGACCACTCAGCGTATCCAGACTCAGCGCCAGCTGGCTGAGGCGCGCACAGCGCTGGCCCGTTCGTTGGGGCGCCCGCTTACCATTCTCACACCTCCGGCGGATATTGCGCTGATAGAGCAGCCGCTGGAGGCGCTGATGGAAGCCGCCCTGCGCCTCTCCCCGGAGCGCGCGCGGCTGGCCGCTACTCGTGAGCAAAGCTCAGCGGATATCACTCTGGCACGGGCACAAACGCTACCCACCCTGGCACTCGGATATCGTCAGACCCTGAATGACCGCGAAAACCTGCGCGGCGATGAAGGCGAGGTCTATCTGACCCTGAACGTCGAGAGCGGCGCCGGGCTTTCCAGCCGTGCCACCGTGAGTGCCGCCAGCGCTCGCCGGGCGGCCACGCAGGATGCCCTGGATGACCAGGCCCGGGCACTACGTCAGCAGGTAGAATCGCTCTGGGCTGAGATTGAGGCGCTTGATACTCAGCGTGGCCCCATGCAGGCCATTGTCGAAGGCTCCGAGGCCATGGTGGCGTCTTACCTGCGCCAATTTCGCGTGGGCAAGAAAAGCTGGCTTGATGTGCTCAACGCCCAAGGCGAGAAAGCCCAAGCCTACTACCTGAAAACCGATATCGAGATGCCTCTGTTGCTGGCCAAGTTCCGCCTACAGGCACTGACCGGTGCCTTTCGCCCTTTAATGAGGAGCACGACCCTAAATGAATGA
- a CDS encoding response regulator — MSRRHVLVVTDDIALLETLVTFLNTQGLCTDGLTSVAGLPAWRETHDVDTVVIDLDIAALGSDWLEQQTHWLQPLSVIALSKHETPQLRIRAVRAGANNYLKKPCDKTELYHLIENLAARRLAKNLMVPQWKLDLVTSRLVAPNQCDVKVTPLQKQLLIALGQKPGTLCTKAEMAAAIGQAVEHYDMRRLEVLMRRLRNKVSAQTGLILPVDTVHGRGYCLTAVLIMEEAF; from the coding sequence ATGTCAAGGCGTCATGTATTAGTGGTTACCGATGATATTGCTCTGTTGGAAACATTGGTGACCTTTCTCAATACACAGGGGTTGTGTACGGATGGCTTAACATCTGTAGCGGGGCTGCCCGCCTGGCGGGAAACGCATGATGTTGATACCGTTGTAATAGATCTGGATATTGCGGCTCTTGGATCTGATTGGCTGGAACAGCAAACTCATTGGCTGCAACCCCTCAGTGTTATTGCATTAAGTAAACACGAAACGCCACAGTTACGTATTCGGGCTGTTCGCGCTGGGGCAAACAATTATCTGAAAAAGCCGTGTGATAAAACGGAGCTTTACCATCTTATTGAGAACTTGGCAGCGAGGCGGTTAGCAAAAAATTTGATGGTGCCACAATGGAAACTGGATCTTGTAACGTCTCGGTTAGTGGCGCCAAACCAGTGTGATGTCAAAGTCACTCCTCTACAGAAGCAGTTATTGATAGCGCTGGGTCAGAAGCCCGGCACGTTATGCACTAAAGCGGAAATGGCGGCTGCCATTGGTCAAGCGGTTGAGCATTATGATATGCGTCGACTGGAAGTGCTGATGCGTCGGCTACGCAATAAAGTAAGTGCTCAGACAGGATTGATACTACCAGTGGATACGGTTCATGGTAGGGGATATTGCCTGACAGCGGTGTTGATAATGGAGGAAGCTTTTTGA